The following are from one region of the Arachis duranensis cultivar V14167 chromosome 10, aradu.V14167.gnm2.J7QH, whole genome shotgun sequence genome:
- the LOC110276212 gene encoding protein NONRESPONDING TO OXYLIPINS 2, mitochondrial isoform X2 gives MASACSRIAQRAASFSSIKSTIKSTLRSSSFSNTATTTSPLRRSILTRVAPELRCAQSMLPLHSAVATARMTSCLRTSRSCRALSQELGLSVPR, from the exons ATGGCTTCAGCGTGCAGCAGAATCGCGCAAAGAGCAGCTTCATTTTCTTCCATAAAATCAACCATCAAATCCACTCTTCGCTCTTCATCCTTCTCCAACACCGCCACCACTACTTCTCCTCTTCGCCGATCCATTTTAACCAG GGTTGCTCCGGAACTGAGATGCGCGCAGTCGATGCTGCCACTGCATAGTGCGGTTGCGACGGCGAGGATGACGTCATGCCTGAGAACATCTCGGAGCTGCCGAGCGCTATCACAGG AGCTCGGTCTATCAGTTCCAAGGTGA
- the LOC110276212 gene encoding protein NONRESPONDING TO OXYLIPINS 2, mitochondrial isoform X3: protein MASACSRIAQRAASFSSIKSTIKSTLRSSSFSNTATTTSPLRRSILTRVAPELRCAQSMLPLHSAVATARMTSCLRTSRSCRALSQGCF, encoded by the exons ATGGCTTCAGCGTGCAGCAGAATCGCGCAAAGAGCAGCTTCATTTTCTTCCATAAAATCAACCATCAAATCCACTCTTCGCTCTTCATCCTTCTCCAACACCGCCACCACTACTTCTCCTCTTCGCCGATCCATTTTAACCAG GGTTGCTCCGGAACTGAGATGCGCGCAGTCGATGCTGCCACTGCATAGTGCGGTTGCGACGGCGAGGATGACGTCATGCCTGAGAACATCTCGGAGCTGCCGAGCGCTATCACAGG GATGTTTCTAA
- the LOC110276212 gene encoding protein NONRESPONDING TO OXYLIPINS 2, mitochondrial isoform X1, translated as MASACSRIAQRAASFSSIKSTIKSTLRSSSFSNTATTTSPLRRSILTRVAPELRCAQSMLPLHSAVATARMTSCLRTSRSCRALSQGTLCCTSPSL; from the exons ATGGCTTCAGCGTGCAGCAGAATCGCGCAAAGAGCAGCTTCATTTTCTTCCATAAAATCAACCATCAAATCCACTCTTCGCTCTTCATCCTTCTCCAACACCGCCACCACTACTTCTCCTCTTCGCCGATCCATTTTAACCAG GGTTGCTCCGGAACTGAGATGCGCGCAGTCGATGCTGCCACTGCATAGTGCGGTTGCGACGGCGAGGATGACGTCATGCCTGAGAACATCTCGGAGCTGCCGAGCGCTATCACAGGGTACTCTCTGCTGCACCTCTCCCAGCCTCTAA